A genomic region of Chloroflexota bacterium contains the following coding sequences:
- a CDS encoding pyridoxal phosphate-dependent aminotransferase: MAPKISHDTPVFAVPDENLVPVSQHLSEMAVIPPSRMFLIKKSLKVYQDKYPELPIFDASQGDGGASLPGVPRELLERALELQIEHGTSYDMPFGTQAFRQSVAEKYWQFDSESGYGPANILSATGGRDALVKAFQAMLVLGYGRQGDVIMVSRVPWISYNWGPYGVGANVMWSPGHPDEGWGYTEEGIKAGVEFAAKSGRKIAGIVITNPDNPTGLTISPKRQAALGRAALDAGVAFVLYDWMYHFVTDEQPMDLNAFLKTFTPKERKRLLFLDGLTKSLGGSNIRNAHLIASEEVIKFIVARASHSVIPAFFGQAVAMAAYEMGFAKASATISEPTSASRKVLKAFLDQHQFKYVLGKGYYAFIHVGPWLEKRGWRDTEPFGQYIAEEHGLAVVPGAFFSPYGGEWIRFSYATPAERTQGAAERLLQGLKALE; the protein is encoded by the coding sequence ATGGCACCTAAAATTTCGCACGATACCCCCGTTTTCGCCGTTCCTGATGAAAATCTTGTCCCGGTCAGCCAGCATTTATCGGAGATGGCGGTTATTCCTCCCTCACGCATGTTCTTGATTAAAAAATCGCTCAAGGTATATCAGGATAAATACCCTGAACTCCCGATTTTTGACGCCTCACAGGGGGATGGCGGCGCCAGTTTACCCGGTGTACCGCGTGAACTGTTGGAGCGGGCGCTGGAATTACAAATTGAGCACGGCACCAGTTACGATATGCCCTTTGGCACTCAGGCTTTTCGTCAAAGTGTAGCCGAAAAATATTGGCAATTTGACTCCGAATCCGGCTACGGCCCGGCAAATATTCTGAGCGCTACGGGTGGCCGTGATGCTCTGGTGAAGGCTTTTCAAGCAATGCTGGTGTTGGGGTATGGCCGTCAGGGTGATGTAATCATGGTCTCGCGGGTGCCGTGGATTTCATATAATTGGGGGCCTTATGGGGTCGGTGCCAATGTGATGTGGTCGCCGGGACACCCCGATGAGGGTTGGGGGTACACCGAAGAGGGCATTAAAGCCGGGGTGGAGTTCGCCGCTAAATCGGGCCGTAAAATTGCCGGGATTGTGATTACCAACCCCGATAACCCCACCGGCCTGACCATCTCGCCGAAGCGTCAGGCTGCTCTAGGGCGCGCCGCCCTCGATGCCGGGGTAGCCTTTGTACTCTACGATTGGATGTATCACTTCGTCACCGATGAACAGCCCATGGATTTGAATGCCTTCCTGAAAACATTTACTCCGAAAGAGCGCAAACGCCTGCTCTTCTTGGACGGCCTCACCAAAAGCCTGGGTGGCTCAAATATCCGCAACGCCCACCTGATCGCTTCGGAAGAAGTGATCAAATTTATAGTTGCGCGAGCCTCGCACTCGGTAATCCCGGCTTTCTTTGGTCAGGCCGTAGCAATGGCGGCCTACGAGATGGGCTTTGCTAAAGCCAGTGCCACGATTAGCGAACCCACCAGTGCCAGCCGTAAAGTCTTGAAAGCTTTTCTGGATCAGCATCAATTCAAGTATGTTCTGGGGAAAGGTTATTATGCTTTTATTCATGTCGGTCCCTGGCTTGAAAAGCGCGGCTGGAGAGATACTGAACCCTTTGGGCAATATATCGCCGAAGAGCACGGTTTGGCCGTTGTGCCGGGCGCGTTCTTCTCACCCTATGGCGGCGAGTGGATCCGTTTCTCATACGCAACGCCAGCAGAGCGCACACAGGGCGCAGCCGAGCGTTTGTTGCAAGGCCTGAAAGCGCTGGAATAA